In Bacillota bacterium, the following proteins share a genomic window:
- a CDS encoding ABC transporter ATP-binding protein, with protein MTLLSVSKLSKSFGGLNALANVNIEMMAGELVGLIGPNGAGKTTVFNLLTGVYTPTQGTIVFNGQNLVGLKPYQITQRGIARTFQNIRLFNHLSVLDNVRIAYHTHARYGVASAILRLPSYQRGEEEIRQKALEFLRVFGLDTKQEEIAKNLPYGEQRRLEIARALAAQPKLLLLDEPAAGMNPQETQELMQLIKWIRDKFGLSILLIEHDMSLVMGVCERIYVLDYGMIIAHGTPDEIKRNPKVIEAYLGEEVS; from the coding sequence GTGACACTGCTGTCGGTGAGTAAACTGTCGAAATCCTTCGGGGGCTTGAACGCGTTGGCGAACGTCAATATCGAGATGATGGCAGGAGAACTGGTTGGTTTAATCGGGCCAAATGGAGCAGGGAAAACGACGGTCTTTAATCTATTAACCGGCGTGTATACACCGACACAAGGGACAATTGTCTTTAACGGCCAGAATCTGGTCGGCTTGAAGCCGTATCAGATCACCCAGCGGGGAATCGCCCGGACGTTCCAGAACATTCGGCTGTTCAACCACCTGTCTGTCCTGGATAACGTGCGCATCGCCTACCACACGCACGCCCGCTACGGAGTGGCCAGCGCGATTTTACGCTTGCCGTCGTACCAGCGGGGTGAAGAGGAGATCCGGCAAAAAGCCCTGGAGTTCTTGAGGGTTTTTGGTCTGGATACCAAACAGGAGGAGATCGCTAAAAATCTGCCTTACGGCGAGCAGCGGCGCCTGGAAATCGCCCGGGCTCTGGCGGCCCAGCCGAAGCTCCTGCTGCTGGATGAGCCAGCGGCTGGAATGAACCCGCAGGAAACTCAGGAATTGATGCAGTTGATCAAGTGGATCAGGGATAAATTTGGCCTCAGCATACTGTTGATCGAGCACGATATGTCCCTGGTGATGGGAGTTTGTGAGCGGATCTACGTCCTTGACTACGGGATGATCATTGCCCACGGGACGCCAGATGAAATCAAGCGCAATCCGAAGGTTATCGAGGCCTATCTGGGAGAGGAGGTCAGCTAA
- a CDS encoding branched-chain amino acid ABC transporter permease, which translates to MVGKEAQVKSNLKGIIYRILAVVALFVVGQVALEGGLIDSFYQINIFLIGINIILAVSLNLINGYTGQFSIGHAGFMAVGAYVATVLTMKLGYPFAVALLVGSLSAGLAGFLIGLPTLRLRGDYLAIATLGFGEIIRVLLLNIEYVGGAAGIIGIPRQTNWAWLYFSCVLTIVVITNLINSSHGRAFISIREDEIAAETMGINTTRYKVMAFSIGAFFAGLAGGLYAHYFFLIQPSTFSFLKSFDILVMVVLGGLGSTTGSILAAIVLTLVSAALASFAEIRMVLYAIVLIILMLYRPQGMMGNKELSLSMLRLKRGDRRDTAVGE; encoded by the coding sequence ATGGTGGGAAAGGAAGCCCAAGTGAAATCGAACCTGAAGGGGATTATCTACCGGATCCTGGCCGTGGTCGCCCTATTTGTGGTTGGACAGGTTGCCCTCGAGGGGGGACTGATCGATTCTTTCTACCAGATTAATATTTTTCTGATAGGAATTAACATCATCCTGGCGGTTAGCCTGAACCTGATCAACGGTTATACCGGCCAGTTTTCCATCGGTCACGCCGGTTTTATGGCCGTGGGTGCCTATGTGGCGACGGTTTTAACCATGAAACTCGGGTACCCATTCGCGGTGGCCTTATTAGTGGGGTCGCTTTCCGCCGGGCTGGCGGGCTTTCTGATTGGTTTACCCACCTTACGCCTGCGGGGCGACTACTTAGCTATTGCCACGCTTGGTTTCGGGGAAATTATTCGAGTATTGCTCTTAAACATTGAATATGTAGGCGGGGCAGCCGGTATTATTGGTATTCCGCGGCAGACCAACTGGGCCTGGTTGTACTTTTCTTGTGTGCTTACGATCGTTGTCATTACCAACTTGATCAACTCCAGCCACGGTCGAGCCTTTATTTCCATTCGCGAAGACGAGATTGCGGCTGAAACCATGGGGATCAATACCACTCGGTACAAGGTTATGGCTTTCTCCATCGGGGCGTTTTTTGCCGGACTGGCGGGCGGTTTGTATGCCCATTACTTTTTCCTGATCCAACCGTCAACGTTTTCTTTCCTGAAATCGTTTGATATCCTGGTGATGGTGGTACTGGGAGGGTTAGGGAGCACGACAGGCTCGATCCTGGCCGCGATCGTTCTGACCCTGGTTTCAGCGGCCCTGGCCAGTTTCGCCGAAATTCGCATGGTCTTGTATGCGATAGTTTTAATCATCTTAATGCTGTATCGGCCGCAGGGCATGATGGGTAACAAAGAACTCAGCTTGTCAATGTTGCGGTTGAAACGGGGTGATCGGCGTGACACTGCTGTCGGTGAGTAA
- a CDS encoding branched-chain amino acid ABC transporter permease, which yields MAEFLQQLVNGISLGSIYALIALGYTMVYGIIKLINFAHGDVMMVGAYVGLFATAVLGLDVFMAMLLAMVVCAVLGVVIERLAYKPLRHSTRIAALITAIGVSLFLEYIMVWGVGPQQRTYPTGTLTDASFRIFNGQVTVTSKDMVTLLVSLGLTVILTYIVHRTRIGKAMRAVSYDGEAAMLMGINVNSTISATFAIGSALAAAAGVLIGVYYNSVDPLMGIIPGLKAFVAAVLGGIGIIPGALLGSYLMGIVEAFVSGYGSSMYRDAVAFGILILILIIKPVGLLGKNVGEKV from the coding sequence GTGGCAGAATTCCTGCAGCAACTGGTTAACGGTATTTCACTCGGCAGCATCTATGCGCTAATCGCCCTGGGATATACCATGGTTTACGGAATCATCAAACTCATCAATTTTGCCCACGGCGATGTGATGATGGTGGGGGCATATGTTGGCCTGTTCGCCACCGCGGTGCTTGGGCTAGACGTATTTATGGCCATGCTGCTGGCAATGGTGGTGTGCGCTGTTCTCGGCGTGGTCATCGAACGGCTGGCGTACAAGCCATTGCGCCACTCCACCCGGATCGCGGCGTTGATTACTGCCATCGGGGTATCACTATTTCTGGAGTATATCATGGTTTGGGGGGTTGGCCCCCAGCAGCGTACTTATCCCACTGGTACTCTGACTGATGCCAGTTTTCGGATCTTCAATGGACAGGTCACCGTAACCAGCAAAGACATGGTGACCCTGCTTGTCTCTCTTGGGCTGACGGTCATCCTGACGTATATTGTTCACCGTACCCGGATCGGGAAAGCCATGCGGGCAGTTTCCTATGATGGTGAGGCGGCGATGCTGATGGGGATTAACGTGAATAGTACCATTTCGGCAACCTTCGCGATTGGCTCGGCGCTGGCGGCGGCGGCCGGGGTGTTGATCGGTGTTTACTACAACTCTGTTGATCCACTGATGGGCATCATTCCGGGTCTCAAGGCCTTTGTGGCCGCCGTCTTAGGGGGGATCGGCATCATCCCTGGCGCGTTACTGGGTAGTTATTTGATGGGCATCGTTGAGGCTTTTGTCAGCGGTTACGGCAGCAGTATGTACCGGGATGCCGTGGCATTTGGCATACTGATTTTGATCCTGATTATTAAACCCGTCGGCCTGCTTGGTAAGAACGTCGGGGAGAAGGTGTAG
- a CDS encoding ABC transporter substrate-binding protein → MKASKKLALLLVVALMISFVVGCGGAKAPNQPAASDKIKVGINYELSGGLAMYGTPAKDGILLAIEEVNKAGGVLGKQIEPVIVDNKSDNAESTSVAAKLVQEKVVAVLGPATTGKTLAAEPVITQAKIPLITASATAESVTFDPKTNKVRDYMFRVCFIDPYQGKLMGKFVYDNLKLKTAAVLVDTSNDYSKGLAEAFKQSFTGLGGTIIATEGYVTNDKEFKPTLTKILSKKPDFIYVPGYTPEVGPIVKQARELGFTGPMGGGDGWDDPKLAELAGLKNLNNTFLTNSYSVDDPDPAVQKFRAAYKAKYNSEPPAFAALGYDSAMLLFDAIKRAGAVDPAKITQALAATKDFAGVTGKITFDDKHNPNKTGIIMEFVDGKQVMKAKINL, encoded by the coding sequence ATGAAAGCGAGCAAAAAACTGGCCCTATTACTGGTCGTAGCTCTGATGATCAGCTTTGTTGTTGGTTGTGGTGGGGCAAAAGCACCGAACCAACCAGCAGCCAGTGACAAGATCAAGGTCGGTATTAACTATGAATTGTCGGGCGGGTTGGCGATGTATGGTACGCCGGCCAAAGATGGTATTTTATTGGCTATCGAGGAAGTGAATAAGGCCGGCGGGGTTTTAGGTAAACAAATCGAACCAGTCATTGTAGACAATAAATCAGATAACGCAGAATCTACCAGCGTAGCGGCAAAATTAGTGCAAGAAAAAGTTGTGGCGGTTTTGGGGCCGGCCACCACGGGGAAAACCCTGGCCGCCGAGCCAGTGATCACCCAGGCCAAGATTCCGCTGATCACCGCGTCGGCAACAGCGGAGTCGGTCACCTTCGACCCCAAGACGAATAAGGTGCGAGATTACATGTTCCGGGTCTGCTTTATCGACCCGTATCAAGGAAAACTCATGGGCAAGTTTGTCTATGACAACCTGAAGCTGAAAACCGCAGCCGTGCTAGTTGACACCAGCAACGACTACAGCAAAGGGTTAGCTGAAGCCTTTAAACAAAGCTTTACTGGTTTAGGTGGAACCATTATTGCAACTGAGGGTTATGTGACCAATGATAAGGAATTTAAACCGACTCTGACCAAGATATTAAGCAAGAAGCCGGACTTCATTTATGTACCTGGCTATACCCCGGAAGTTGGTCCCATCGTTAAACAAGCCCGTGAATTGGGATTCACCGGCCCGATGGGTGGCGGTGACGGTTGGGATGATCCGAAGCTGGCCGAACTGGCTGGACTGAAAAACCTGAACAACACCTTCTTAACCAACTCCTATTCGGTGGATGACCCGGATCCTGCGGTGCAGAAGTTCCGTGCTGCCTATAAAGCCAAGTATAACAGTGAACCACCGGCGTTCGCGGCTTTAGGTTATGACTCGGCCATGCTGCTCTTTGACGCGATCAAACGGGCGGGTGCGGTTGATCCGGCGAAGATTACCCAGGCTTTAGCGGCGACCAAGGACTTCGCCGGCGTGACGGGCAAGATCACTTTTGATGACAAACACAACCCGAACAAAACGGGAATCATTATGGAGTTTGTTGACGGTAAACAAGTCATGAAAGCGAAGATTAATCTCTAG
- a CDS encoding 2-hydroxyglutaryl-CoA dehydratase, translated as MKGYLGIDVGSVSTNLVVLDEHDEVITSLYLRTMGQPIKVVQEGLRQIAETLGSAVEIAGAGTTGSARYLTSVMVGADAVKNEITAHAIAASRFVPEARTIIEIGGQDSKIIILRNGVVVDFAMNTVCAAGTGSFLDQQAARLNIPIERFGELAIRSQHPVRIAGRCAVFAESDMIHKQQLGHSLEDIVAGLCDALVRNYLNNVGKGKDILPPVVFQGGVAANVGIKHAFEKALGVEITVPTYYNVMGAVGAALIAKEAVSRTQQTHFKGFAVTEVKYQARSFECKGCANCCEVIQFYQDDRVIARWGDRCGKWEAMVI; from the coding sequence ATGAAAGGTTATTTAGGGATTGATGTGGGATCCGTTAGCACCAATCTGGTCGTGCTTGACGAACATGATGAAGTTATCACCAGCCTGTACCTGCGGACAATGGGGCAGCCGATCAAGGTGGTGCAGGAGGGACTCCGGCAGATCGCGGAGACCTTGGGGTCAGCGGTTGAGATCGCTGGAGCGGGAACAACCGGCAGTGCCCGCTACCTGACCAGTGTCATGGTCGGGGCGGATGCCGTGAAAAACGAAATTACCGCCCACGCCATCGCGGCTTCCCGGTTTGTGCCGGAAGCCCGGACAATCATTGAAATTGGTGGCCAGGATTCCAAAATAATAATCCTGCGGAATGGTGTCGTGGTGGATTTTGCCATGAATACTGTTTGTGCTGCAGGCACCGGCTCGTTCCTGGATCAACAGGCGGCCCGGTTGAATATCCCGATCGAACGTTTTGGTGAACTGGCTATCCGCTCTCAACATCCGGTACGCATTGCCGGTCGATGCGCGGTTTTTGCGGAATCAGACATGATCCACAAACAACAGCTGGGGCACAGTCTGGAAGACATTGTGGCGGGGCTGTGTGATGCCCTGGTCCGAAATTATCTGAATAACGTTGGGAAAGGCAAGGATATTCTGCCTCCTGTAGTGTTCCAGGGCGGGGTGGCCGCCAACGTGGGAATCAAGCACGCCTTTGAAAAGGCTCTGGGGGTTGAGATTACGGTTCCGACCTACTACAACGTCATGGGAGCAGTCGGCGCTGCTCTAATCGCTAAGGAAGCGGTAAGCCGGACGCAGCAGACCCATTTTAAAGGCTTCGCTGTTACTGAGGTCAAATATCAGGCCCGTAGTTTTGAATGTAAGGGTTGTGCTAATTGCTGCGAAGTCATCCAGTTCTATCAGGACGATCGGGTAATTGCTCGTTGGGGAGACCGGTGCGGAAAGTGGGAGGCAATGGTAATTTAA
- a CDS encoding CoA protein activase: MKISFPRMGNSFIAFKMLINSLGHEAIVPPAPSERTLSLGVRYAPEFACIPFKILLGTYLEAIELGTEMIITSGGVGPCRAGYYGVLHQMILNDLGHKVKIMVIEPPLRDIFGFIRNVKTLIKPTRIGWRTFWHHLKTAWEKLVALDDIERISHQVRPYEVNRGETTKVYERVLQMLDEARNIQEITEARVEGERLLRQIPCDYNRPTLKVGIIGEIYVVIEPFANHDLQVTLESMGVETQRAIYLSGYTRDCFVFDSEHDVKKAAAPYLNELIGGHGINSVGETVLYARHGFDGVVQLAPFACIPEIVAKSILPKVSHDLGIPVLTLFIDEQTGKAGIQTRLEAFVDLLWQRRQMMEVRPAI, encoded by the coding sequence ATGAAGATCAGCTTTCCCCGTATGGGTAATTCGTTTATTGCCTTCAAAATGCTGATTAATAGCCTGGGACACGAGGCGATTGTTCCCCCAGCTCCGAGTGAACGTACATTAAGCTTGGGAGTTCGGTACGCACCCGAGTTCGCGTGTATCCCCTTCAAAATATTGCTGGGGACCTATTTAGAAGCTATCGAGCTGGGGACAGAAATGATCATTACCTCCGGTGGTGTGGGTCCATGTCGAGCCGGCTACTATGGGGTCCTCCACCAGATGATTCTCAATGACCTGGGACACAAGGTAAAGATCATGGTCATTGAACCACCACTGCGGGACATATTCGGTTTCATCCGTAACGTAAAAACTCTGATTAAACCAACCCGGATTGGCTGGCGCACGTTCTGGCACCATTTAAAAACTGCTTGGGAAAAACTGGTTGCTTTGGATGACATCGAACGTATCTCCCATCAAGTACGTCCGTATGAAGTAAATCGAGGGGAAACCACGAAAGTCTACGAACGGGTTCTGCAGATGTTGGATGAGGCCAGAAATATCCAGGAAATAACTGAAGCGCGGGTTGAGGGCGAACGCTTACTGCGGCAGATTCCCTGTGATTACAACCGGCCTACGCTGAAGGTGGGGATAATCGGGGAAATCTATGTGGTTATTGAACCCTTTGCCAACCATGACCTCCAGGTTACCCTGGAGTCGATGGGAGTAGAAACACAGCGGGCGATCTATCTCAGTGGCTATACCAGGGATTGCTTTGTTTTCGATAGCGAACACGACGTTAAAAAAGCCGCTGCGCCCTACCTGAATGAACTCATTGGGGGTCATGGGATTAACAGTGTTGGTGAGACTGTTCTTTATGCCAGACACGGGTTCGATGGGGTGGTGCAGTTGGCACCGTTTGCGTGTATTCCCGAAATTGTGGCCAAAAGTATCCTGCCCAAGGTCAGCCACGATCTGGGGATTCCTGTGCTGACACTGTTTATCGACGAGCAGACCGGCAAGGCAGGGATACAGACCCGGCTTGAGGCATTTGTGGATTTACTCTGGCAGAGGCGACAGATGATGGAGGTAAGACCAGCCATATGA
- a CDS encoding 2-hydroxyglutaryl-CoA dehydratase: MPQKIGIPRTLGYYAYYPLWKTFFEELGLEVITSSPTSKTILDAGVKEAVNDACIPIKILHGHVIDLKGKVDYIFLPRLVSVRKFGTETFCPKFLGLPDMVRAAIADLPEIIDTRVDLAKGRFELFRLCCKLGERFGASLPRVIRAYWRALMVYRQYQRLLRERYTPVEAIEILDGRQPESQDSPKESLVFAVVGYPYAIYDNFLNVNLLKRLRGLGVRILTAEMIPTRLLIREAKKLPKNLFWHFSNRAVQAAWYFLYRERVDGIVHVTAFGCGPDAMVDRMIELEAKNNGHRPFLSLTIDEHTGEAGIQTRVEAFVDMLKLRRGVL, from the coding sequence ATGCCCCAGAAAATCGGAATACCGCGAACATTGGGCTACTATGCCTACTATCCGCTGTGGAAGACTTTCTTTGAAGAACTGGGTTTGGAAGTAATTACTTCTAGCCCGACCAGTAAAACAATTCTTGATGCTGGAGTTAAAGAAGCGGTCAATGACGCCTGCATTCCGATCAAGATCTTACACGGGCACGTTATTGATCTTAAGGGCAAGGTTGACTACATTTTTTTACCTCGGTTGGTCAGCGTGCGCAAATTTGGTACGGAGACTTTCTGTCCAAAATTTTTGGGGCTGCCGGATATGGTTAGGGCAGCGATCGCAGACTTGCCAGAAATAATTGACACGCGGGTTGATTTGGCTAAAGGCCGGTTCGAGCTATTTCGGTTGTGTTGTAAATTGGGCGAGCGTTTCGGGGCATCATTGCCCAGAGTTATCCGGGCCTATTGGCGTGCCTTAATGGTTTATCGCCAGTACCAACGACTGCTGCGGGAGCGGTATACCCCAGTGGAGGCGATCGAGATTTTGGATGGGCGACAGCCAGAGTCTCAAGATTCCCCCAAAGAAAGCCTGGTTTTTGCAGTAGTCGGTTATCCTTACGCGATTTACGATAATTTTTTGAATGTAAACTTGCTTAAGCGCTTACGCGGGTTGGGGGTGCGGATCCTGACGGCGGAAATGATCCCTACGCGCCTGCTTATACGGGAAGCCAAAAAATTACCCAAAAATTTATTCTGGCATTTCAGTAATCGTGCTGTTCAAGCCGCCTGGTACTTTTTGTATCGCGAACGGGTCGATGGTATCGTCCATGTCACCGCGTTCGGTTGCGGGCCCGACGCGATGGTTGACCGAATGATTGAGCTGGAAGCCAAAAATAACGGGCACCGTCCTTTTTTATCCTTGACTATTGATGAACACACGGGAGAAGCGGGAATCCAAACAAGGGTAGAAGCCTTTGTTGATATGCTCAAACTACGGAGGGGTGTCCTATGA
- the selB gene encoding selenocysteine-specific translation elongation factor, whose product MKHIIIGTAGHVDHGKTTLVRAMTGVDTDRLKEEKERGISIELGFAPLTLPSGQRAGLVDVPGHERFIKHMLAGVAGIDLVLLVIAADEGVMPQTREHLDIVQLLNVKKGIVVITKKDLVEEDWLYLVEEEVREALKDTFLAEAPMIAVSAVTGEGLSELLHIIDRLVADVTEKAVDGKTRLPIDRVFSIAGFGTVVTGTLFSGQLKVGDPVEILPEGISTRVRTLQVHGHKVDRAVAGQRVAVNLASVETSELARGSVLLEPNYLSSSFRVDAHLELLRHLAAPLKNLARIRFHQGTKEALGRVVLLDRDELAPGESSYVQLVMEEPVVVARYDRFVIRSYSPMVTIGGGTVIDPNPPKRKRFREDVLRALATQEQGTPIELVNQHLLTTRPPIISVSLLTEKLGLQTEIIKNALRELVESGQAVLINVDGSEHAIHQQVLDNWWSEVQSLLANYHHEYPLRTGLPREELRSKKFGAVPAKTFNALLQFWEERGLVRATGRNVSLAGHQPAPQGKMAQALEHVLVRYRVGGFQPPDWSEMVQDCALSNSESEELLNYCLEQGLLVKVSEDTFFASTAIEEAKRKLTQFLKDHGAIQIGEVRDLLETSRRYVLPLMEYFDREKFTRRVGDKRVLLK is encoded by the coding sequence ATGAAGCATATCATTATTGGCACGGCCGGCCATGTCGACCACGGTAAAACCACGCTGGTTAGGGCCATGACCGGGGTTGATACCGATCGCTTGAAAGAGGAAAAAGAACGTGGCATTTCTATCGAACTTGGTTTTGCGCCGCTGACGCTGCCCAGTGGGCAGCGTGCCGGCCTGGTGGATGTCCCTGGCCATGAAAGGTTCATCAAGCATATGCTGGCCGGGGTGGCCGGCATCGACCTTGTCTTGCTGGTAATAGCTGCCGACGAAGGGGTAATGCCGCAGACCCGCGAGCATTTGGATATTGTTCAGTTGCTGAACGTTAAGAAAGGGATCGTGGTTATCACCAAGAAAGACCTGGTTGAAGAAGACTGGTTATACCTGGTGGAGGAAGAAGTGCGCGAAGCTTTAAAAGACACCTTTCTGGCCGAGGCCCCAATGATCGCCGTTTCAGCCGTGACCGGGGAGGGACTGTCTGAATTACTCCACATAATTGATAGACTGGTGGCGGATGTAACAGAAAAGGCGGTGGATGGCAAAACGAGGCTACCGATTGACCGGGTTTTTTCCATTGCCGGCTTTGGCACGGTGGTCACCGGGACATTGTTTTCTGGTCAACTGAAGGTTGGCGACCCGGTGGAGATCCTGCCAGAGGGAATCAGCACGCGGGTAAGAACGCTGCAGGTTCATGGACATAAGGTCGACCGGGCCGTGGCTGGCCAGCGGGTGGCGGTCAATTTGGCCAGCGTGGAGACCAGTGAACTGGCCAGAGGGAGCGTTTTACTTGAACCCAATTACTTGAGCTCCTCTTTCCGGGTTGATGCCCATCTGGAACTTCTCCGGCACCTCGCTGCTCCACTCAAGAACTTGGCCCGGATTCGTTTTCACCAGGGGACAAAAGAGGCGCTGGGGAGGGTCGTCCTTCTAGATCGAGATGAGTTGGCCCCCGGGGAAAGCAGCTATGTACAACTGGTCATGGAAGAACCAGTGGTGGTTGCCCGATACGACCGGTTTGTGATCCGCTCCTACTCACCCATGGTCACCATTGGTGGCGGGACTGTGATCGATCCTAATCCGCCGAAGCGAAAGCGCTTCCGTGAGGATGTCCTGCGGGCACTGGCCACGCAAGAACAAGGTACACCGATAGAGCTAGTTAACCAGCACCTGTTAACCACCCGGCCACCGATTATTTCTGTCTCCCTTCTAACTGAAAAACTTGGCCTGCAGACAGAGATAATTAAAAACGCGCTGCGGGAACTCGTTGAAAGTGGGCAGGCTGTATTAATCAACGTCGATGGTAGCGAACATGCCATCCACCAGCAGGTGCTGGACAACTGGTGGTCAGAGGTGCAAAGTCTGCTGGCAAATTATCACCACGAGTATCCCTTACGGACGGGATTGCCAAGGGAAGAACTGCGCTCGAAAAAGTTCGGCGCTGTTCCAGCCAAGACCTTTAATGCCCTGCTTCAGTTTTGGGAAGAACGGGGCCTGGTAAGAGCGACGGGCAGAAATGTTTCCCTGGCCGGTCATCAGCCAGCACCGCAGGGGAAAATGGCGCAGGCCCTGGAACACGTGCTGGTCAGGTACCGGGTCGGGGGATTTCAGCCTCCTGATTGGTCAGAAATGGTGCAGGATTGTGCTCTGAGTAATTCTGAAAGCGAAGAGCTGCTTAATTATTGTTTGGAACAGGGTTTACTTGTCAAGGTTAGCGAGGACACGTTCTTTGCGTCTACGGCGATTGAAGAAGCAAAAAGGAAATTGACCCAATTCCTCAAAGACCATGGGGCAATCCAGATCGGCGAGGTCCGCGACCTTCTGGAGACCTCCCGGCGCTATGTTCTTCCCCTAATGGAATATTTCGATCGCGAAAAGTTTACCCGCCGGGTTGGGGACAAACGGGTCCTATTAAAGTAG
- a CDS encoding L-seryl-tRNA(Sec) selenium transferase, which translates to MTKEQLLRQLPAVDAVLKHRLVEDRLQQYPRSLVLEAIREVLGNYRQSILTGAANLSFSNEQLISDVVQTIEQKGHSSLCRVINATGVVLHTNLGRAVLSKRAQLAIVQAASGYCNLELNLTSGERGSRYSHVEGLLTRLTGAEAALVVNNNAAAVLLALSAVAKDREVIVSRGQLVEIGGSFRIPEVMAQSGAKLVEVGTTNKTYLADYERAITDQTGLLLKVHPSNYRVVGFTHETSLEELVKLGRAYNLPVMDDLGSGALLRLNAPGLSSEPTVSASVASGADIVTFSGDKLLGGPQSGLIVGKRCWIDRMKKHPLNRALRIDKLTLAALEATLREYLDPEGAQQNIPTLAMLTMPAMVIKERAEELAEQLKERLAGQAELKIITGNSQVGGGAMPLAELPTWLVRVKPIHLTSQAVAAALRGKKPAVLVRIQDDALLIDLRTVSDQEIPALIMALETSLNWGGRSE; encoded by the coding sequence ATGACCAAAGAACAATTGCTCAGACAATTACCGGCGGTCGACGCCGTACTAAAACACAGGCTAGTTGAGGACAGGCTTCAACAGTATCCGCGCAGTTTAGTGCTGGAAGCAATTCGTGAGGTCTTGGGAAATTACCGCCAGTCGATCTTGACTGGTGCAGCGAATTTATCTTTCTCAAACGAACAGCTTATCTCCGATGTAGTCCAAACAATTGAGCAGAAGGGACACAGTAGTTTGTGCCGGGTCATTAACGCTACCGGCGTAGTGCTGCATACCAACTTGGGGCGAGCTGTGCTGAGTAAACGGGCTCAGTTGGCGATTGTTCAGGCGGCGAGTGGTTATTGTAATTTAGAACTGAATTTAACTAGTGGTGAGCGCGGTTCCCGGTACAGCCACGTGGAGGGCCTTTTAACTCGACTTACGGGGGCAGAAGCGGCGTTGGTGGTTAACAACAATGCGGCGGCGGTACTCCTGGCCCTGAGCGCTGTGGCAAAAGACCGCGAGGTGATTGTCTCACGCGGACAGCTCGTCGAAATCGGTGGTTCGTTTCGGATCCCGGAGGTAATGGCCCAGAGTGGAGCGAAACTGGTGGAAGTAGGGACCACTAATAAAACCTATCTCGCGGATTATGAACGGGCGATTACGGATCAGACAGGCTTACTGCTTAAGGTTCATCCCAGTAACTACCGGGTGGTTGGTTTTACGCACGAAACGTCATTAGAAGAGCTGGTGAAATTAGGCCGGGCCTATAACCTGCCGGTTATGGATGATTTAGGCAGTGGGGCCTTGCTGAGACTTAATGCCCCGGGACTTTCTTCAGAACCAACGGTTAGTGCAAGTGTAGCCAGTGGAGCGGATATTGTGACCTTCAGCGGCGATAAACTGCTCGGGGGCCCCCAGTCCGGGCTGATCGTGGGAAAACGGTGCTGGATCGACCGGATGAAAAAACATCCGCTTAACCGTGCTCTCCGCATTGATAAACTGACGCTGGCTGCCCTGGAGGCTACCCTGCGTGAATACCTAGATCCCGAAGGGGCACAGCAGAATATTCCCACTCTGGCGATGCTGACCATGCCGGCGATGGTCATCAAGGAACGGGCCGAAGAGTTGGCTGAACAACTAAAGGAAAGACTGGCCGGACAGGCTGAGCTGAAGATTATTACCGGCAATTCCCAAGTCGGTGGAGGGGCCATGCCTTTGGCGGAGCTGCCAACCTGGCTGGTCCGTGTTAAGCCTATCCATTTAACGTCCCAGGCTGTGGCGGCTGCGTTGCGGGGAAAGAAACCTGCGGTGCTGGTCCGCATCCAGGATGACGCCCTGTTGATTGACCTGCGCACTGTGAGCGACCAGGAGATCCCGGCATTGATTATGGCGCTGGAGACAAGTCTGAACTGGGGAGGGAGAAGCGAATGA